The Micromonospora sp. NBC_01740 genome includes a window with the following:
- a CDS encoding glycosyltransferase family 4 protein: MVVPPWLSVPPPGYGGLEQVVTGLVETLVDRGHAVTVFGAGREHGTAAAFVSTVPELQFDRLGEALPELAHLARVNHRVHAGDFDIVHDHTTIGPLIAGHRAVPTVATVHGNPVGEYGDVLSETDRGVGLVAISHAQRRLNPPLHWVGTVHNAMDVRGIPHKTAPGRGPVLWLARFSPDKGPDVAIRACRAAGLPLVLAGKCNEPAERRYYDQVVRPLLGEDVRVVLDADRAEALRLLVEARCLIMPIRWDEPFGMVMVEAMATGTPVVALDRGAVPELVRPGRTGLICEHVDELPSALRAATGIDPAACVAHVAENFSTGRMATGYEEVYRRFIAEAASPEAARAPVRARAR, from the coding sequence ATGGTGGTGCCGCCGTGGCTGTCGGTGCCGCCGCCCGGCTACGGCGGGCTGGAACAGGTGGTGACCGGCCTGGTGGAGACGCTGGTCGACCGGGGTCACGCGGTCACCGTGTTCGGGGCGGGCCGGGAGCACGGGACCGCGGCGGCGTTCGTCTCCACGGTGCCCGAACTCCAGTTCGACCGGCTCGGCGAGGCGCTGCCCGAGCTGGCCCACCTGGCCCGGGTCAACCACCGGGTCCACGCAGGCGACTTCGACATCGTCCACGACCACACCACCATCGGCCCGCTGATCGCCGGCCACCGGGCCGTGCCCACCGTCGCCACCGTGCACGGCAACCCCGTCGGCGAGTACGGCGACGTGCTCAGCGAGACCGACAGGGGGGTCGGGCTGGTGGCCATCTCGCATGCCCAGCGCCGGCTCAACCCGCCGCTGCACTGGGTCGGTACGGTGCACAACGCGATGGACGTCCGGGGCATCCCGCACAAGACCGCCCCCGGGCGGGGGCCGGTGCTCTGGCTGGCCCGGTTCAGCCCCGACAAGGGCCCGGACGTCGCCATCCGGGCCTGCCGGGCCGCCGGCCTGCCGCTGGTGCTGGCCGGCAAGTGCAACGAGCCGGCCGAGCGCCGCTACTACGACCAGGTGGTCCGGCCCCTGCTCGGCGAGGACGTCCGGGTGGTGCTCGACGCCGACCGGGCCGAGGCGCTGCGGCTGCTGGTCGAGGCCCGGTGCCTGATCATGCCGATCCGGTGGGACGAACCGTTCGGCATGGTGATGGTGGAGGCGATGGCGACCGGGACACCGGTGGTGGCGCTGGACCGGGGGGCGGTGCCGGAACTCGTCCGACCGGGAAGGACCGGCCTGATCTGCGAGCACGTGGACGAGCTGCCGAGCGCCCTGCGCGCGGCGACGGGCATCGACCCGGCGGCCTGCGTCGCGCACGTGGCGGAGAACTTCTCCACCGGGCGGATGGCCACCGGCTACGAGGAGGTGTACCGCCGCTTCATCGCGGAGGCGGCGTCGCCCGAGGCGGCCCGGGCGCCGGTCCGGGCGCGGGCCCGCTGA
- a CDS encoding DUF4097 family beta strand repeat-containing protein, giving the protein MTDWTVHAPQRITLDGPVGRLDVHLLSGRLNVVATDGPPRVDITRVGRRPVLVEYRDGRLSVRQQRRWRLADHIFWLGPLSRLPRVDVSVAVPADVLADLELVEGSLVASGLRGETRVEVTSGRIALMGLHGRTSAKTMAGPVEALGVAGDLDLETVAGEVTLADSAAGRVRAHTVSGAITCDLDNPRRSDIRLSTVSGSITVRVRADSDLAVRLHTTSGRITSGFPEVRGSAVPGSVVDSEGVLGAGEGRLSASATSGSIALLARPVDDDEEELP; this is encoded by the coding sequence ATGACCGACTGGACCGTGCACGCCCCGCAGCGGATCACCCTGGACGGGCCCGTCGGCCGACTCGACGTCCACCTGCTCAGCGGTCGCCTCAACGTGGTCGCCACCGATGGGCCGCCCCGGGTCGACATCACCCGGGTCGGCCGCCGGCCGGTCCTGGTGGAGTATCGCGACGGCCGGCTCTCCGTACGCCAGCAGCGACGCTGGCGGCTCGCGGACCACATCTTCTGGCTGGGCCCGCTGTCCCGGCTGCCCCGGGTCGACGTCTCCGTCGCGGTCCCGGCCGACGTGCTGGCCGACCTGGAGTTGGTGGAGGGTTCGCTGGTCGCGTCGGGCCTGCGCGGCGAGACCCGGGTGGAGGTGACCTCCGGCCGGATCGCCCTGATGGGCCTGCACGGCCGGACGTCGGCGAAGACCATGGCGGGCCCGGTCGAGGCGCTGGGGGTGGCCGGCGACCTGGACCTGGAGACCGTCGCGGGAGAGGTGACCCTCGCCGACAGCGCGGCCGGGCGGGTCCGTGCGCACACCGTCTCCGGGGCAATCACCTGCGACCTGGACAACCCCCGGCGCAGCGACATCCGGCTCAGCACGGTCTCCGGCAGCATCACCGTCCGGGTCCGCGCGGACAGCGACCTGGCCGTCCGCCTGCACACCACGTCAGGCCGGATCACCAGCGGCTTCCCCGAGGTGCGGGGCAGCGCCGTCCCCGGGTCCGTGGTGGACAGCGAGGGCGTGCTCGGCGCGGGTGAGGGTAGGCTCTCCGCGTCCGCCACGTCGGGCAGCATCGCGCTGCTCGCCCGCCCGGTGGACGACGACGAGGAGGAACTGCCGTGA
- a CDS encoding DUF397 domain-containing protein: MDVMTPRWRKSTRSGGNGGSCVEVADNLPGVVLVRDTKDREGGTLHFDSRAWQSFVGLARRIGPVG; the protein is encoded by the coding sequence ATGGACGTGATGACCCCGCGGTGGCGTAAGTCGACGAGATCCGGCGGCAACGGCGGTTCCTGCGTCGAGGTCGCGGACAACCTGCCGGGCGTCGTGCTGGTACGCGACACCAAGGACCGCGAGGGCGGCACCCTCCACTTCGACTCCCGGGCGTGGCAGTCGTTCGTCGGCCTGGCCAGGCGGATCGGCCCGGTCGGCTGA
- a CDS encoding response regulator transcription factor: protein MAATQTEARLLVVEDDPNILELLSASLRFAGFDVATATSGSAALNAAKDHRPDLVVLDVMLPDLDGFEVIRMLREGGTRTPVVFLTARDATDDKIRGLTLGGDDYVTKPFSLEELTARIRAVLRRTSSGEQTPSRLTFADLELDEETHEVHRAGQRVQLSPTEFKLLRYLMLNANRVLSKAQILDHVWNYDFRGDDNIVESYISYLRRKVDNTQPRLIHTLRGVGYVLRKPAA from the coding sequence ATGGCCGCTACCCAGACCGAGGCGCGACTGCTCGTCGTCGAGGACGATCCCAACATCCTCGAACTGCTCTCCGCGAGTCTGCGCTTCGCGGGCTTCGACGTGGCCACCGCGACGAGCGGCAGCGCCGCTCTCAACGCCGCCAAGGACCACCGGCCCGACCTGGTGGTGCTCGACGTGATGCTGCCCGACCTGGACGGCTTCGAGGTCATCCGGATGCTGCGCGAGGGCGGCACCCGTACGCCGGTGGTCTTCCTCACCGCCCGTGACGCGACCGACGACAAGATCCGGGGGCTGACCCTGGGCGGGGACGACTACGTCACCAAGCCGTTCAGCCTGGAGGAGCTGACCGCCCGGATCCGGGCGGTGCTGCGGCGGACCAGCAGCGGCGAGCAGACGCCCTCCCGGCTCACCTTCGCCGACCTGGAGCTGGACGAGGAGACCCACGAGGTGCACCGGGCCGGCCAGCGGGTGCAGCTCTCACCGACCGAGTTCAAGCTGCTGCGCTACCTGATGCTGAACGCCAACCGGGTGCTGTCCAAGGCGCAGATCCTCGACCACGTGTGGAACTACGACTTCCGGGGCGACGACAACATCGTCGAGTCCTACATCTCGTACCTGCGCCGCAAGGTGGACAACACCCAGCCCCGGCTGATCCACACCCTCCGAGGCGTCGGCTACGTCCTGCGCAAGCCGGCGGCGTGA
- a CDS encoding HAMP domain-containing sensor histidine kinase yields MNPLDQGKARLRSVPLRVKLVAAVLALVAAALLVISSLTTFFLRNYLVGQVDGQIKSASQGLGQLLPGLRSGRVEAMLPSSYVVSIADENQVYPTRYDDLSLDPEQLPDFPTDWSGFAARVGEPRTVVSQDGRTRWRVVYAGQKDGSVLAVGQPLTQVDRAVKQLVWIDLLVGGAVLVLLASIGAAIVRTSLKPLVEIERTAAAIAGGDLTRRVPDPEQGQPVPTSELGRLSRALNAMLNQIEVAFTARAASELAARSAEAAAREAAGSARASEARARRSEERMRQFVADASHELRTPLTTIRGFSELYRQGAASAPEQTADLLRRIEQEAARMGLLVEDLLLLARLDRERPLSLAPVELPVLASEAVEAARAVAPERRIELEVTPGSGPLVVYGDDARLRQIIGNLMTNALTHTPPEASVTLRLRAEPGNLAVVEVADTGPGLTPEQAERVFERFYRVDAARTRRAGGNTGTGLGLAIVAALVRAHHGTVEVAETPGGGATFRVRLPLVPDDEGDGE; encoded by the coding sequence GTGAACCCCCTCGACCAGGGCAAGGCGCGGCTGCGCAGCGTCCCGCTGCGGGTCAAGCTGGTCGCCGCGGTGCTGGCCCTGGTCGCCGCCGCGCTCCTGGTGATCAGCTCCCTGACCACCTTCTTTCTCCGCAACTACCTGGTCGGCCAGGTGGACGGCCAGATCAAGTCGGCCAGCCAGGGGCTCGGGCAACTGCTGCCCGGGCTCCGCAGCGGCAGGGTCGAGGCGATGCTGCCCAGCAGCTACGTCGTTTCGATCGCCGACGAGAATCAGGTGTACCCGACGCGCTACGACGACCTCAGCCTCGACCCCGAGCAACTGCCCGACTTCCCCACGGACTGGAGCGGGTTCGCGGCGCGGGTGGGCGAGCCCCGCACTGTCGTGTCCCAGGACGGTCGTACCCGCTGGCGGGTGGTCTACGCGGGACAGAAGGACGGCTCGGTGCTGGCCGTGGGCCAGCCGCTCACCCAGGTGGATCGCGCCGTGAAGCAGCTGGTCTGGATAGACCTGCTGGTCGGCGGCGCGGTGCTGGTCCTGCTTGCCTCCATCGGCGCGGCGATCGTCCGGACCAGCCTGAAGCCGCTGGTGGAGATAGAACGTACGGCCGCCGCCATCGCCGGTGGCGACCTCACCCGGCGGGTGCCCGACCCGGAGCAGGGGCAGCCCGTCCCCACGTCCGAGCTGGGGCGGCTCTCCCGGGCGTTGAACGCCATGCTGAACCAGATCGAGGTCGCCTTCACCGCGCGGGCCGCCTCGGAGCTGGCCGCCCGGTCCGCCGAGGCCGCCGCCCGGGAGGCGGCCGGCTCGGCGCGGGCCTCCGAGGCGCGGGCCCGCCGCTCCGAGGAGCGGATGCGGCAGTTCGTCGCGGACGCCTCGCACGAGCTGCGGACGCCGCTGACCACCATCCGGGGCTTCTCCGAGCTGTACCGGCAGGGCGCGGCGAGCGCGCCGGAGCAGACCGCCGACCTGCTGCGCCGCATCGAGCAGGAGGCGGCCCGGATGGGCCTGCTGGTGGAGGACCTGCTGCTGCTCGCCCGGCTGGACCGGGAGCGACCGCTCTCCCTCGCCCCGGTGGAGCTGCCCGTGCTGGCGAGCGAGGCGGTCGAGGCTGCCCGGGCGGTGGCGCCGGAGCGCCGGATCGAGCTGGAGGTCACCCCCGGCTCCGGTCCGCTGGTCGTCTACGGCGACGACGCCCGGCTGCGCCAGATCATCGGCAACCTGATGACCAATGCGCTCACGCACACCCCGCCGGAGGCCTCGGTGACCCTGCGGCTGCGCGCCGAGCCCGGGAACCTGGCCGTGGTGGAGGTGGCGGACACCGGTCCCGGGCTCACCCCGGAGCAGGCGGAGCGGGTCTTCGAGCGCTTCTACCGGGTGGACGCGGCGCGTACCCGGCGGGCCGGTGGCAACACCGGCACCGGCCTCGGCCTGGCCATCGTGGCGGCGCTGGTGCGCGCCCACCACGGCACCGTCGAGGTGGCCGAGACCCCCGGCGGGGGAGCGACCTTCCGGGTCCGGCTCCCGCTCGTGCCGGACGACGAGGGCGATGGCGAGTGA
- a CDS encoding lysophospholipid acyltransferase family protein, whose amino-acid sequence MSIAGRLWLPASGCGPTCLPAAGEAPAVSPVRRAGRTLAVLGTLSAGTVLAVLLPVLPAGDRAAALRGWARWTLRAFGVRLVVRGRPPRRPALLVANHASWLDVLALLAVAPARMVAKREVRSWPLVGLLAAAAGTVLVDRARPRALPATVARVTAALRAGSPVAVFPEGTTWCGTADAIGCRPGRGFRPALFQAAIDAGAPVVPLRIGYRWAATGVPTTAAAFVGDDDLLRSVGRVLAARDLEVRVSVSAALHPARDADRRLLARAAESVVHVPAAAVGRAPAGYAA is encoded by the coding sequence GTGAGCATCGCCGGACGCCTCTGGCTGCCCGCCTCGGGGTGCGGGCCCACCTGCCTTCCGGCGGCCGGCGAGGCGCCGGCCGTGTCGCCCGTCCGGCGGGCGGGCCGCACCCTCGCCGTCCTCGGGACGCTGTCGGCGGGGACGGTGCTGGCGGTGCTGCTGCCGGTGCTGCCGGCCGGGGACCGGGCGGCGGCCCTGCGTGGTTGGGCCCGGTGGACGCTGCGCGCGTTCGGCGTGCGCCTCGTGGTGCGCGGCCGGCCGCCCCGGCGGCCGGCGCTGCTGGTCGCCAACCATGCCTCCTGGCTGGACGTGCTCGCGCTGCTGGCCGTCGCGCCGGCCCGGATGGTGGCCAAGCGGGAGGTCCGGTCCTGGCCGCTGGTCGGGCTGCTCGCGGCGGCGGCCGGCACCGTCCTGGTCGACCGGGCCCGCCCCCGCGCCCTGCCCGCGACGGTGGCCCGGGTCACCGCCGCGCTGCGCGCCGGCAGCCCGGTGGCGGTCTTTCCGGAGGGTACGACCTGGTGCGGCACCGCCGACGCGATCGGCTGCCGCCCCGGCCGGGGGTTCCGTCCGGCGCTGTTCCAGGCGGCGATCGACGCCGGGGCGCCGGTGGTGCCGCTGCGGATCGGCTACCGGTGGGCCGCGACCGGCGTGCCGACCACGGCCGCCGCATTCGTCGGGGACGACGACCTGCTGCGCTCGGTGGGCCGGGTGCTCGCCGCCCGGGACCTGGAGGTGCGGGTGAGCGTCTCCGCCGCCCTGCATCCCGCCCGGGACGCCGACCGGCGGCTGCTCGCCCGGGCGGCCGAGTCGGTCGTGCACGTCCCCGCTGCCGCGGTCGGGAGGGCGCCGGCGGGATACGCGGCATGA
- a CDS encoding GNAT family N-acetyltransferase, whose protein sequence is MAVLHAAGAPLTTSGYTLLIADDPSEVAAAQRLRHEVFATQLGATLRPGAAGLDVDDFDAYCDHLIVRQEGTGEVVGTYRLLPPGRTDRRYAATEFDLTGLDPLRDDLVEAGRSCVHPDHRSGAVINLMWAGIVRYLHLRGSRWLGGCASVPVADGGGTVARVWDEVAARHLAPPRLRVRPRRPWFAEPDGLVGPAAADGPAARATVPPLLRGYLRLGAWVCGEPAYDPDFGVADFYVLFSLDRMNPRYLRHFLGGAER, encoded by the coding sequence ATGGCCGTTCTGCACGCCGCTGGCGCACCCCTGACGACCAGCGGTTACACCCTGCTGATCGCCGACGACCCGAGCGAGGTCGCGGCCGCGCAACGCCTCCGTCACGAGGTGTTCGCCACCCAACTCGGCGCCACCCTGCGCCCGGGGGCCGCCGGGCTCGACGTCGACGACTTCGACGCGTACTGCGACCACCTGATCGTCCGTCAGGAGGGCACCGGCGAGGTGGTCGGCACGTACCGGCTGCTCCCGCCGGGCCGCACCGACCGGCGGTACGCCGCGACCGAGTTCGACCTCACCGGGCTCGACCCGCTCCGCGACGACCTGGTCGAGGCCGGCCGGTCCTGCGTACACCCCGATCACCGCTCCGGCGCGGTGATCAACCTCATGTGGGCCGGCATCGTCCGCTACCTGCACCTGCGCGGGTCGCGCTGGCTCGGCGGCTGCGCGTCGGTGCCCGTTGCCGACGGGGGCGGGACCGTCGCGCGGGTGTGGGACGAGGTCGCGGCCCGGCACCTGGCCCCGCCGCGGCTGCGCGTACGGCCGAGGCGCCCCTGGTTCGCCGAGCCGGACGGGCTCGTCGGGCCGGCGGCGGCCGACGGCCCGGCCGCGCGGGCCACCGTTCCGCCGCTGCTGCGCGGCTACCTGCGCCTCGGGGCCTGGGTCTGCGGCGAGCCGGCGTACGACCCGGACTTCGGGGTGGCCGACTTCTACGTGCTCTTCTCCCTGGACCGGATGAACCCCCGTTACCTGCGGCACTTCCTCGGCGGGGCCGAGCGGTGA
- a CDS encoding trypsin-like peptidase domain-containing protein has product MTEHESDPQRRPAHPDAEPSHPTAELPRAERAQSDSAPAGDSAPTVGLTTVPGGDPAPAAGDSTPTVRFGTAPGGDTGPAAGGSAPLGGEAPRTAGSGPAADGPPAGDGGPRAAEPARAPDGAGPLDRPTPPGPFAPAPAVAQHPAAGQPQPAHPQAAGQPGHPHAAGQSGYPQAAGQSGYPHAAGQPGYPQAAGQPGHPQSGYPQAPGAPWYGQQSGWSGGGQPGQPYGHQPHPSGQPVPPWAAPQTAGPRPSRIAKFAGAGVAVFALMLGSGVAGGALALAVDGDSGITRTYSAAPIINGADLPRIAAAVQPSVVSIGTDNGEGSGVILTADGFVLTNNHVVASATDGKAVVTFADGKTAEAKIVGTDPKTDLAVVKANGVSGLKAATFGDSDAMQVGDQVLALGSPLGLQGSVTAGILSARDRTIQAGSGQQRQDPAQGASSIAGLLQTDAPINPGNSGGALVNTRGEVIGINTAIATAGQGSSGNIGVGFAIPSNKAKDVAGKLQRGEKVSHPSLGVSVTPAEGGGALVAAVTPGSPAEKAGLQRGDVVTRFGDKAVNDSDDLVGAVQAGKVGDRVEVTYKRNGTESRATVTLAETS; this is encoded by the coding sequence ATGACCGAGCACGAGTCCGACCCGCAGCGCCGGCCGGCCCACCCCGACGCCGAGCCGTCGCACCCCACCGCCGAGCTGCCGCGCGCCGAGCGCGCGCAGTCCGACTCCGCCCCCGCCGGTGACTCCGCCCCGACGGTCGGCCTGACCACCGTGCCCGGCGGCGACCCCGCCCCGGCCGCCGGTGACTCCACCCCGACCGTCAGGTTCGGCACTGCGCCCGGCGGCGACACCGGCCCGGCCGCCGGTGGCTCCGCCCCACTTGGCGGCGAGGCGCCGCGTACCGCCGGGTCGGGCCCGGCCGCCGACGGCCCGCCGGCCGGCGACGGCGGCCCGCGCGCCGCCGAGCCGGCCCGCGCCCCCGACGGTGCCGGTCCGCTCGACCGACCCACCCCGCCCGGCCCCTTCGCGCCCGCCCCGGCCGTTGCGCAGCACCCGGCCGCCGGCCAGCCCCAGCCGGCTCATCCGCAGGCCGCCGGCCAGCCCGGTCACCCGCACGCGGCGGGCCAGTCCGGTTACCCGCAGGCCGCGGGCCAGTCCGGCTACCCGCACGCGGCGGGTCAGCCCGGCTACCCCCAGGCCGCCGGGCAGCCAGGTCACCCGCAGTCCGGCTACCCGCAGGCTCCCGGCGCGCCCTGGTACGGCCAGCAGTCCGGCTGGAGCGGCGGGGGACAGCCGGGACAGCCGTACGGTCACCAGCCGCACCCCTCCGGCCAGCCCGTCCCGCCCTGGGCGGCCCCGCAGACGGCGGGCCCCCGGCCAAGCCGGATCGCCAAGTTCGCCGGCGCCGGGGTGGCGGTCTTCGCGCTGATGCTCGGCTCGGGCGTCGCCGGCGGGGCGCTCGCGCTCGCCGTCGACGGCGACTCGGGCATCACCCGCACCTACTCCGCCGCGCCGATCATCAACGGCGCCGACCTGCCCCGGATCGCCGCCGCCGTGCAGCCCAGCGTCGTCTCGATCGGCACGGACAACGGCGAGGGCTCCGGCGTGATCCTCACCGCCGACGGCTTCGTGCTCACCAACAACCACGTGGTCGCCTCCGCCACCGACGGCAAGGCCGTGGTGACCTTCGCCGACGGCAAGACCGCCGAGGCCAAGATCGTCGGCACCGACCCGAAGACCGACCTTGCGGTGGTCAAGGCCAACGGCGTCAGCGGCCTCAAGGCCGCCACCTTCGGAGACAGCGACGCCATGCAGGTCGGCGACCAGGTGCTCGCCCTCGGCAGCCCGCTGGGCCTCCAGGGCTCGGTCACCGCCGGCATCCTCAGCGCCCGGGACCGCACCATCCAGGCGGGCAGTGGGCAGCAGCGGCAGGACCCGGCGCAGGGGGCCAGCTCGATCGCGGGGCTGCTCCAGACCGACGCGCCGATCAACCCGGGCAACTCCGGCGGCGCACTGGTCAACACCAGGGGCGAGGTGATCGGCATCAACACCGCGATCGCCACCGCCGGGCAGGGCAGCAGCGGCAACATCGGCGTCGGCTTCGCCATCCCCAGCAACAAGGCCAAGGACGTGGCCGGCAAGCTCCAGCGGGGCGAGAAGGTCAGCCACCCGTCGCTCGGGGTCAGCGTGACCCCCGCCGAGGGCGGCGGGGCCCTGGTCGCCGCCGTCACGCCGGGCAGCCCCGCCGAGAAGGCCGGCCTGCAGCGCGGCGACGTGGTCACCCGGTTCGGCGACAAGGCCGTCAACGACTCGGACGACCTGGTCGGCGCCGTGCAGGCCGGCAAGGTCGGCGACCGGGTCGAGGTGACCTACAAGCGCAACGGCACCGAATCCCGGGCGACCGTGACGCTCGCCGAGACGTCGTAA
- a CDS encoding BON domain-containing protein gives MTTAAAVRTDERIQRDVLDELGWDAQAQPNEIGVTVHDGVVTLTGWVDGYARKWAARRCAQRVRGVRAVADDVEVRLPGEPGRTDAEIAIAAGRALEWDSFVPAERLDVTVANGWVMLRGEVEFGWQRRTAERELRRLRGVRGVTNLVEVRPVARTDSERLRRDLQRALGRGIGTERVTVQVDGDTVVLTGVVRSWWERDEAERVAWSGEGVRAVREQLLVGG, from the coding sequence ATGACCACGGCAGCGGCCGTTCGGACCGACGAGCGGATCCAGCGGGACGTGCTCGACGAACTGGGCTGGGACGCCCAGGCGCAGCCGAACGAGATCGGGGTGACCGTCCACGACGGCGTGGTCACCCTGACCGGCTGGGTCGACGGGTACGCGCGGAAGTGGGCGGCGCGGCGCTGCGCGCAGCGCGTACGGGGGGTGCGGGCGGTCGCCGATGACGTCGAGGTGCGCCTGCCCGGCGAGCCGGGGCGTACGGACGCCGAGATCGCGATCGCGGCGGGCCGGGCGCTGGAGTGGGACAGCTTCGTCCCCGCCGAGCGGCTGGACGTCACCGTGGCCAACGGCTGGGTGATGCTCCGTGGCGAGGTGGAGTTCGGCTGGCAGCGGCGTACCGCCGAGCGGGAGTTGCGCCGGCTGCGGGGCGTACGCGGGGTGACCAACCTGGTCGAGGTGCGCCCCGTCGCCCGTACCGACAGCGAGCGGCTCCGGCGCGACCTCCAGCGGGCGCTGGGGCGCGGCATCGGCACGGAGCGGGTGACCGTCCAGGTGGACGGGGACACGGTCGTGCTGACCGGGGTGGTGCGCTCCTGGTGGGAAAGGGACGAGGCGGAGCGGGTGGCCTGGTCCGGCGAGGGGGTACGGGCGGTGCGGGAGCAGCTCCTCGTGGGCGGGTGA
- a CDS encoding PadR family transcriptional regulator yields MTAVFSHGRLRLYLLKLLDDGPKHGYELIRLLEERFLGLYAPSAGTIYPRLQRLEADGLVTHTAAGGRKVYEITEAGRAELRQRAGELTALESDIAASVEDLSALAGEIQNEVRGSVRDLKRELREAARQTRRPRWVPPGAGPTPAPAPGPSPVPPAGPSPAFGAPSEAGPASASTATLAEFDQRLATFAVEVGALVRARRLSDSQLRTAIRLLDGALDGLRRLLR; encoded by the coding sequence GTGACCGCCGTGTTCAGTCACGGGCGGCTCCGGCTCTACCTGCTCAAGCTCCTCGACGACGGCCCGAAGCACGGCTACGAGCTCATCCGCCTGCTGGAGGAGCGCTTCCTCGGCCTCTACGCGCCCAGCGCCGGCACCATCTATCCCCGGTTGCAGCGGCTGGAGGCCGACGGCCTGGTCACCCACACCGCCGCCGGCGGCCGGAAGGTCTACGAGATCACCGAGGCGGGCCGGGCCGAGCTGCGGCAGCGGGCCGGCGAGCTGACCGCCCTGGAGTCGGACATCGCCGCCTCCGTGGAGGACCTGTCCGCCCTGGCCGGAGAGATCCAGAACGAGGTACGCGGCTCTGTCCGCGACCTGAAGCGGGAGCTGCGCGAGGCGGCCCGGCAGACCCGCCGTCCCCGCTGGGTGCCCCCCGGCGCCGGCCCGACGCCCGCCCCCGCCCCCGGCCCGTCGCCCGTACCCCCCGCCGGCCCGTCGCCCGCGTTCGGCGCGCCGTCGGAAGCTGGGCCGGCGTCCGCGTCCACCGCCACGCTGGCCGAGTTCGACCAGCGGCTGGCGACCTTCGCCGTCGAGGTGGGCGCCCTGGTCCGGGCCCGCCGGCTCAGCGACTCGCAGCTGCGTACGGCCATCCGGCTGCTCGACGGCGCGCTGGACGGGCTGCGCCGGCTGCTGCGCTGA
- a CDS encoding helix-turn-helix domain-containing protein, whose product MGTATNYVLGELRTFRAQLGLSQDDFGRTIGYSGSHVSSVETGGRPPTREYMKAIDDQHDTGERFGRMLRELARLDATPAWLREWIEFEREAATLRWFELAYVPGLLQTERYARATLAGGRFTADEVERIVASRLERQAILGRERPPQLIAVVDEAVLRRPVLDQPGLMAEQLDHLVALATQEHVQLHVVPADAGMYLGLAGQFIIAELPDGTRVAHADNQLSAQIVDASTDIARLARTWEIVRNEALPRRQSTVLIKEVAKSWT is encoded by the coding sequence ATGGGCACCGCCACCAACTACGTGCTGGGTGAGCTACGCACGTTCCGCGCTCAGCTCGGCCTGAGCCAGGACGACTTCGGCAGGACGATCGGCTACTCCGGGTCGCACGTCAGCTCCGTCGAGACGGGCGGTCGCCCGCCGACCCGGGAGTACATGAAGGCGATCGACGACCAGCACGACACGGGCGAGCGGTTCGGCCGGATGCTCCGTGAGCTGGCCCGGCTGGACGCCACGCCGGCCTGGCTGCGGGAGTGGATCGAGTTCGAGCGGGAGGCGGCGACGTTGCGCTGGTTCGAGCTGGCGTACGTGCCGGGCCTGCTCCAGACCGAACGCTACGCCCGCGCCACGCTGGCGGGGGGCCGGTTCACGGCCGACGAGGTCGAGCGGATCGTCGCGTCCAGGCTGGAGCGTCAGGCGATCCTCGGCCGGGAGCGGCCACCCCAGCTCATCGCCGTCGTCGACGAGGCCGTGCTGCGCCGGCCGGTGCTCGACCAGCCGGGGCTCATGGCCGAGCAGCTCGATCACCTGGTGGCCCTCGCGACGCAGGAACACGTGCAGCTCCACGTCGTCCCGGCCGACGCCGGCATGTATCTCGGACTGGCCGGCCAGTTCATCATCGCCGAGCTGCCGGACGGCACCCGCGTGGCCCACGCGGACAACCAGCTCAGCGCGCAGATCGTCGACGCATCCACCGACATTGCTAGGCTGGCCAGGACGTGGGAGATCGTGCGGAACGAGGCCCTCCCCCGCCGGCAGTCGACCGTGCTGATCAAGGAGGTGGCGAAGTCATGGACGTGA